One region of Salvia miltiorrhiza cultivar Shanhuang (shh) chromosome 3, IMPLAD_Smil_shh, whole genome shotgun sequence genomic DNA includes:
- the LOC131018777 gene encoding uncharacterized protein LOC131018777, translating into MDLSSVSARPPTLDSGGKNYNLWKTRMKIYIKSIDERAWVAVLDGWTPPRTTDENGVTSLTPESKWSADERLISNHNSRALNAIFISVDVPAFRMISNCTEARDAWLILQEQCEGSASVRATKMRMLTTKFEILRMRDDETFSAYYEKLCEISNEAVGLGEPISNERLVSKILRSLPERYNMKISSIEETADVATLRVGDLVSKLLTFEMNLEQQKADHVSKSVAFRVEKIPENSEITNLSECTDVDPEEEDDVNLAMLVKNFNNMLKSFKKGKSKNGFRKPSGMSAGSSSNITNVKKNIGTTSEVRSVDHIQCRGCQGMGHYANECPTVARKRHSGLTATLSDDSDSEEEKVLLMATVDEEHLQGEDMIGALKNLDDEMIYSDCSSESGTLSVDDNISRSDCDVDLIDVSDNMNVDVDVANTDVNISSENDQFDVIFNNDVFDMDTDVQEIDGTKIPTNTTNWYEMTILDDFNSSIPDFCCVTALEEQESDPLKEMENFKELYEVVDSQCRELRNDICMLVDENQNLKGQITRLERMLSQRDVELDILRGKVCDSERVFKRFNKGTSCLNEVLSHGQHSNSGIGFCAEEQRKQHRNTTVFVKERNVSVNVDNIKDPHKKSKKKKSYVCHYCFAPGHIKPHCVKYISDCAVKSVTQMFDCYQKNVSNTGRFDFSRLLDKREQNETCNTVVYTSLNANISENWYFDSGCSRHMTGTKALLSDFVPTSGGKVTFGGGAKGTILGKGVLNVTDFPKLKYVYLVEGLKANLFSISQLCDAGMTVKFNKHLCEVFDDTNQCVMMGKRSSDNCYKSQEETFCNAVKLDDVEL; encoded by the coding sequence ATGGATTTGTCAAGTGTGTCGGCTCGACCTCCTACTCTTGATAGTGGTGGGAAGAACTACAACTTGTGGAAAACTAGGATGAAAATCTATATCAAATCTATTGATGAACGTGCCTGGGTGGCTGTGTTGGATGGGTGGACTCCACCGCGTACCACTGATGAAAATGGAGTTACTTCTCTCACACCCGAGAGTAAATGGTCTGCTGATGAAAGACTCATTTCTAACCATAACTCTAGAGCCTTAAATGCTATCTTTATCTCTGTTGATGTTCCTGCCTTTCGCATGATTTCTAATTGCACGGAAGCTCGAGATGCTTGGCTCATTTTGCAGGAACAATGTGAAGGTTCAGCCAGTGTTAGAGCAACAAAAATGCGAATGTTGACCACcaaatttgagattttgagaatgCGCGATGATGAGACTTTCTCTGCATACTATGAAAAACTTTGTGAAATCTCAAATGAAGCTGTTGGACTTGGAGAACCTATTAGCAACGAAAGATTGGTCAGTAAAATACTGAGATCTCTGCCTGAAAGGTATAACATGAAAAtctcttcaattgaagaaactGCTGATGTTGCTACTTTGCGTGTTGGGGATCTGGTCAGTAAGTTGTTAACTTTTGAGATGAATCTCGAACAGCAGAAAGCTGATCATGTGTCCAAAAGTGTAGCTTTTCGTGTTGAAAAGATTCCTGAAAACTCTGAAATTACTAACTTGTCTGAGTGTACAGATGTTGATCCCGAGGAGGAAGATGATGTTAATCTTGCTATGTTGGTTAAAAATTTTAACAACATGCTGAAATCCTTTAAGAAAGGAAAATCCAAAAATGGTTTTAGGAAACCTTCTGGGATGTCTGCTGGATCTTCATCCAACATCACCAATGTTAAGAAGAATATTGGAACAACATCTGAAGTACGAAGTGTTGATCACATTCAATGCAGGGGCTGTCAAGGGATGGGTCACTATGCAAATGAGTGTCCCACAGTTGCAAGAAAAAGGCATTCTGGTCTTACTGCAACTCTTAGTGATGACTCAGATTCTGAGGAGGAAAAAGTTCTCCTTATGGCTACAGTTGATGAAGAGCATTTGCAGGGAGAAGACATGATTGGAGCCCTTAAAAATCTTGATGATGAAATGATTTATTCAGATTGTTCTTCTGAATCAGGAACTCTAAGTGTTGATGACAATATTTCCAGATCCGACTGTGATGTTGATCTGATTGATGTGTCTGATAATATGAATGTTGATGTTGATGTCGCCAACACTGATGTGAACATCTCTTCTGAAAATGATCAGTTTGATGTGATTTTTAACAATGATGTTTTTGACATGGATACTGATGTTCAGGAGATTGATGGGACGAAGATCCCCACTAACACAACGAACTGGTATGAAATGACTATTCTTGATGATTTCAACTCGAGTATACCGGATTTCTGTTGTGTTACAGCTTTGGAAGAACAGGAGAGTGATCCACTGAAAGAGATGGAGAATTTTAAAGAGCTCTATGAGGTTGTTGATTCTCAATGTCGGGAGTTGAGAAATGACATCTGTATGTTGGTTGATGAAAACCAAAATCTCAAAGGGCAAATTACAAGGCTTGAAAGGATGCTCTCTCAACGTGATGTTGAACTTGATATACTCCGAGGTAAAGTTTGTGATTCTGAAAGGGTGTTTAAACGGTTTAACAAAGGGACCTCATGTTTAAATGAAGTTCTATCTCATGGTCAGCATAGTAATTCTGGTATTGGTTTCTGTGCTGAGGAGCAAAGAAAGCAACATCGTAATACTACTGTTTTTGTTAAAGAAAGAAATGTCAGTGTGAATGTTGACAACATTAAGGATCCTCataagaaaagcaaaaagaaaaaatcctaTGTTTGTCATTATTGTTTTGCTCCTGGACATATCAAACCTCATTGTGTCAAATACATAAGTGATTGTGCTGTAAAATCTGTGACACAGATGTTTGACTGTTACCAGAAGAATGTTAGTAACACTGGCAGGTTTGACTTTAGCAGATTGTTGGATAAGAGAGAACAGAATGAAACCTGTAACACTGTTGTCTACACCTCCTTGAATGCTAATATTTCTGAGAATTGGTACTTTGACAGTGGGTGTTCTAGACATATGACAGGAACAAAGGCTTTACTCTCTGATTTTGTTCCAACATCTGGAGGAAAAGTCACGTTTGGAGGAGGTGCGAAAGGAACAATTCTGGGGAAAGGAGTTCTCAATGTTACTGATTTTCCTAAATTAAAATATGTGTATCTTGTTGAAGGACTTAAGGCTAACCTGTTTAGCATAAGTCAGTTATGTGATGCAGGTATGACTGTAAAGTTCAACAAACATCTTTGTGAAGTCTTTGATGACACAAATCAGTGTGTGATGATGGGAAAAAGGTCGTCTGACAATTGCTACAAGTCCCAAGAAGAAACGTTCTGCAATGCAGTCAAACTTGATGATGTTGAGCTTTGA
- the LOC131018778 gene encoding uncharacterized protein LOC131018778 → MDKNPDLFSLIKSLIQHFGSPESAAKHLSALPQMAESTDKTSSSQTPVEVPGGIFPPAPSPKGSPKRSTTESSVGADVDPVSLQMIETPINPEPISTVPALESVHSKMAPGSSAKGDENLTKGKTSVHATSKKSTEHPAFGVTQHQTSLPTPSEESIPSSKEESAHASQDTSMERIGEIAKEALLDLASQPGSDVDKASIVAEEECAAGDIPTSMDVDDYEKIPDVGQDVDPEESTDVIDVDTFVPDKKSRKRKAGVASLRRSSRSKSTRVIPSTLNLPSREDGDVGPTSQPPVLKPKVEHSPNSKSGKVSSASHTTSPRISCSGSSSESEVEVSKSYSTRFYTREAKNALKVLAARKFHNDRRADEDFFSKYKLDILLQDRGMWGTVVNVFPYDAEIVREFYVNLMTEAFDPKSVKFGKVFVRGKVFDFSPTAINKACYTANTNTDDVEVNDDEMTRELTGGKLKAWTSKFAASTLSWKYSVLHKIAVYNWLPSKNTTALTKEQAEFIFKVGKPLAFNFGEQVFANISRAAFKSTGGSMLPFPSLIYNLLVQQKLKERQEIVLVEEKNLLEFSKTLLTPDRVKDLPYEPPRAGPTLSPQPDDEADSAEAEIDMYGEDEDVDHATTPDVALDVSNIISVKAHLTRETSTSRKGKEPAGDSEVEIDLDVAELIKAREDLLKLKRQVQLMVDRTIKMGQDMLARVECCDQVFAKLLPFPSSTKKGE, encoded by the coding sequence ATGGACAAAAATCCTgatcttttctctctcatcaaGAGTCTGATCCAACACTTTGGATCACCGGAAAGTGCAGCCAAACATCTCTCCGCCCTCCCTCAGATGGCCGAATCAACCGACAAAACCTCGTCTTCTCAAACTCCGGTGGAAGTCCCAGGAGGAATTTTTCCTCCAGCTCCTTCTCCAAAGGGCTCTCCGAAGAGAAGTACCACTGAATCGTCTGTGGGAGCTGATGTTGATCCCGTCTCCTTGCAAATGATAGAAACTCCCATCAACCCTGAGCCGATCTCCACTGTTCCTGCTCTTGAGAGTGTTCATTCAAAAATGGCGCCTGGTTCCTCTGCGAAAGGTGACGAAAACCTCACGAAGGGGAAAACTTCTGTTCATGCGACCTCGAAAAAATCCACAGAACATCCAGCTTTTGGTGTTACTCAACATCAAACTTCTCTTCCTACTCCAAGCGAAGAGTCAATTCCGTCTTCAAAAGAGGAATCAGCGCATGCTTCTCAAGATACCTCTATGGAGAGAATTGGGGAAATTGCCAAAGAGGCCCTGCTTGATCTTGCTTCACAACCGGGGTCAGATGTTGATAAAGCTTCTATTGTTGCTGAAGAAGAATGTGCTGCTGGTGATATACCGACATCCATGGATGTTGATGACTATGAAAAGATTCCTGATGTTGGTCAGGATGTTGATCCAGAAGAAAGCACAGATGTGATTGATGTTGACACCTTTGTTCCTGACAAGAAAAGCCGAAAACGTAAAGCTGGAGTAGCCTCTCTCAGGCGGTCCTCAAGGTCAAAATCCACACGGGTGATCCCTTCTACTCTCAATCTTCCTAGCCGAGAAGACGGTGATGTTGGTCCAACATCACAGCCTCCTGTTCTCAAGCCAAAGGTTGAACATTCTCCCAACTCTAAGAGCGGAAAGGTATCTTCTGCCTCTCACACTACCTCCCCTCGCATCAGCTGCTCTGGAAGCTCCTCTGAATCAGAGGTTGAGGTTAGTAAGTCGTACTCCACTCGTTTTTACACTCGTGAAGCAAAGAATGCTCTCAAAGTGTTGGCTGCTAGGAAGTTTCATAATGATAGACGTGCGGATGAGGATTTCTTTTCAAAGTATAAGCTTGATATCCTTTTGCAAGATAGGGGTATGTGGGGTACGGTTGTTAATGTGTTTCCCTATGATGCTGAGATTGTTAGGGAGTTCTATGTTAATCTGATGACAGAAGCTTTTGACCCAAAATCTGTTAAGTTTGGGAAAGTTTTTGTTAGGGGTAAGGTCTTTGATTTCTCCCCAACTGCCATTAACAAAGCATGTTACACTGCGAATACCAACActgatgatgttgaggttaATGATGATGAGATGACTAGGGAGTTGACTGGAGGGAAACTTAAGGCTTGGACCTCGAAGTTTGCTGCATCCACTTTGTCTTGGAAATATTCTGTGCTTCACAAGATTGCAGTTTACAACTGGCTTCCAAGCAAAAACACTACTGCTCTAACCAAGGAACAAGCTGAATTTATCTTTAAAGTTGGTAAGCCTCTGGCTTTCAACTTTGGTGAGCAAGTGTTTGCTAACATCTCTCGTGCAGCCTTTAAATCCACAGGTGGAAGTATGCTTCCCTTTCCAAGCCTCATCTACAATCTCTTGGTTCAGCAAAAACTTAAGGAGAGACAGGAAATTGTGCTTGTTGAAGAGAAGAATCTACTTGAGTTTTCCAAAACCCTCCTCACTCCTGATCGTGTCAAAGATCTCCCCTACGAACCTCCACGTGCTGGTCCTACCTTGTCTCCTCAGCCTGATGATGAAGCTGACTCTGCTGAAGCTGAGATTGACATGTATGGTGAAGACGAAGATGTTGATCATGCGACTACTCCTGATGTTGCACTTGATGTTTCCAACATCATTTCTGTCAAAGCACATCTCACTAGAGAAACATCCACATCTCGTAAAGGCAAGGAACCAGCTGGAGATTCAGAAGTTGAGATTGATCTTGATGTTGCAGAGCTCATCAAGGCCAGAGAGGATCTTCTCAAGCTCAAAAGACAAGTGCAGTTGATGGTGGATCGGACGATCAAGATGGGACAGGACATGCTTGCCCGGGTCGAATGTTGTGACCAAGTCTTCGCCAAACTCCTACCTTTTCCTTCTTCAACAAAAAAGGGGGAGTAG
- the LOC131018779 gene encoding uncharacterized protein LOC131018779 translates to MGSSSRSTSRSRSYPEMQKICGHGIPALFQTSHTEKSPEHRFYVCRHEYSDDCGLWQWIDPELTSYYKLRFKKLKLERDNAVKHLRNRLLVDESNMMKFEDTDFKSLAKELDNELKKMAWRIKFICIAFGFFCICVFCVGMYV, encoded by the exons ATGGGTAGTTCGTCGCGCTCAACATCGAGATCACGCTCATATCCTGAAATGCAGAAAATATGTGGCCATGGCATCCCTGCTCTTTTTCAAACTTCACACACCGAGAAAAGCCCAGAGCATAGATTCTATGTTTGTCGTCATGAATAT TCGGATGATTGTGGACTATGGCAATGGATTGATCCGGAGCTTACGTCGTATTACAAGCTCCGATTTAAGAAGTTGAAGCTTGAAAGGGACAATGCTGTGAAGCATCTACGAAACAGATTATTGGTGGATGAAAGCAACATGATGAAATTTGAAGATACAGACTTCAAGAGTTTGGCCAAAGAACTTGATAATGAACTCAAGAAAATGGCGTGGAGAATTaagtttatatgcattgcatttGGTTTTTTTTGTATTTGTGTTTTTTGTGTTGGCATGTATGTTTAG
- the LOC131018780 gene encoding uncharacterized protein LOC131018780 gives MDLLKYLGPKLRVLNIYIEGGERFVEGDNVIPHEISDEEFVEGSQEEGHEEGRVAQDDEDSEEDSDYAPSLEESDGEDKVDGLEEDELASRDEEYVQAMRNVAAKRKIFELLDYDIRTEQDLQYMGNVFEYESSDGEMDSSETNEDQIVVKPKMKKHVYDPKCNHKDLDLKLGLRFEDGWQCREAIKAWAIENHKFIHFKRVGNNQCEAFCRPFCPWKIYTSKVQGDGSFKIKSIGGIHNCPKAMNKKLVSSNLISRRYINIFRVRPQLSIPELNEDIWQRYSTRVAKDRLYRARQLAGDMVRGTVAEHYALIRRYIAENRRVDPEGRFELLLGENYVFKGLNMGYNALRKGFKEGCKPVIGLDGCHLKTYLGGILLCAVGKDGNNQMYPISREIVEIENESCWTWFLKCLCEDLGISDGNGWTFIISDQQKGLENAVSLLVPHSEHRNCACHVYMNWKKEHKGAILKNIFWRAVRSTYVQEYKLALEEMKKENIAAYQSFIQQDVKKFCKRRSSLILWSDRLRNLINDIEKVTNDVFCPAIRKKLEKVRYDNRHCMPLPALGGKFEIQVEADKFVVSVEGKSCTCRVWQLTGIPCIHAICAIQFMDLDPAVYVNEYYTVEKYKPEVPRFIVKPPTIRKMPSRPKTKRKRVVDEVDPINPNRLKRTGMCMTCNNCGQQGPNSRGSKNMTVVRPPQEKAKVGRPRTKPLPTREAVASNKAKRDRSKKKAAPTPANIPNIGSSPLQSQVTHVKRATTTRNEDGESTSRLATTQESAAAHEG, from the exons ATGGACTTATTGAAATATTTGGGACCTAAACTGAGAGTGTTGAACATATACATTGAGGGTGGGGAGAGGTTTGTAGAGGGGGATAACGTTATCCCTCATGAGATTTCAGATGAAGAATTTGTAGAAGGCTCTCAGGAAG AGGGTCATGAGGAAGGGAGAGTTGCTCAAGATGATGAAGATAGTGAGGAGGATAGCGATTATGCCCCTTCTTTAGAGGAGTCTGATGGTGAAGATAAGGTTGATGGCTTAGAAGAGGATGAACTTGCTTCTAGAGATGAAGAGTATGTTCAGGCAATGAGAAATGTAGCTGCAAAGAGGAAGATATTTGAGCTTTTAGATTATGATATTAGAACTGAACAAGACCTGCAATATATGGGGAATGTGTTTGAATATGAGTCTTCTGATGGTGAGATGGACTCTTCTGAAACTAATGAAGATCAAATAGTTGTTAAACCTAAGATGAAGAAACATGTGTATGATCCGAAGTGTAATCACAAAGACTTAGATCTTAAGCTTGGCTTGAGATTTGAAGATGGTTGGCAGTGTAGAGAAGCAATCAAAGCATGGGCTATAGAAAATCATAAGTTTATACACTTTAAGCGGGTTGGGAATAACCAATGTGAGGCATTTTGTAGGCCTTTTTGTCCTTGGAAGATATATACTAGTAAGGTCCAGGGTGATGGATCATTCAAGATCAAGTCTATCGGGGGTATACATAATTGTCCTAAGGCAATGAACAAAAAATTGGTGAGTTCTAATTTGATATCCAGAAGATATATTAATATCTTTCGAGTTAGACCACAACTCTCTATACCTGAGCTAAACGAGGACATTTGGCAGAGATACTCAACTAGGGTAGCTAAAGATAGACTCTATAGAGCTAGGCAACTAGCAGGAGACATGGTTAGGGGGACAGTGGCTGAACACTATGCACTTATTAGGAGATATATTGCTGAAAATAGAAGAGTTGACCCTGAGGGTAGGTTCGAGTTGCTACTGGGAGAGAACTATGTGTTCAAGGGATTGAATATGGGCTACAATGCTTTACGGAAGGGGTTTAAGGAGGGATGCAAACCTGTTATAGGCTTAGATGGCTGTCATCTAAAGACATATCTTGGGGGAATTTTACTCTGTGCAGTTGGCAAAGACGGGAATAACCAAATGTATCCTATCTCCAGGGAAATTGTAGAAATTGAAAATGAGTCGTGTTGGACTTGGTTTCTCAAGTGTCTCTGTGAAGATTTGGGTATCTCAGATGGAAATGGGTGGACATTCATCATATCCGATCAACAAAAG GGTCTTGAGAATGCTGTGAGCCTTTTGGTTCCacatagtgaacacaggaattgTGCTTGCCATGTGTATATGAATTggaaaaaagaacacaaaggaGCAATACTCAAGAATATATTTTGGAGAGCAGTGAGGTCAACATATGTTCAAGAATACAAGCTGGCACTTGAAGAGATGAAAAAAGAGAATATTGCAGCTTATCAGTCCTTCATTCAACAAGATGTGAAAAAATTTTGTAAG AGGAGATCAAGTCTAATCTTATGGTCAGACAGGTTAAGAAACTTAATTAATGATATTGAGAAGGTCACAAATGATGTGTTCTGTCCTGCCATAAGGAAGAAGTTAGAAAAAGTTAGGTATGATAACAGACATTGTATGCCATTACCTGCATTAGGAGGAAAGTTTGAGATTCAAGTTGAAGCCGATAAGTTTGTAGTTAGTGTGGAGGGTAAGAGTTGTACATGTAGAGTGTGGCAATTGACAGGTATTCCTTGCATACATGCCATTTGTGCTATCCAATTTATGGATTTGGATCCTGCTGTTTATGTCAATGAGTACTACACTGTTGAGAAATACAAG CCAGAAGTTCCGAGGTTCATTGTCAAGCCTCCAACTATTAGAAAAATGCCAAGCAGACccaaaactaaaagaaaacGTGTTGTTGATGAAGTTGATCCCATCAATCCAAACAGACTTAAGCGAACTGGAATGTGTATGACTTGCAACAATTGTGGACAACAAGGTCCTAATTCCAGGGGCAGTAAGAATATGACTGTTGTTAGGCCACCACAAGAAAAG GCAAAAGTGGGCAGACCAAGGACAAAACCATTACCAACTAGAGAAGCTGTTGCCTCCAACAAG GCGAAGAGGGACAGATCGAAGAAAAAAGCAGCACCAACTCCAGCAAATATACCCAATATAGGAAG TTCACCACTTCAAAGTCAAGTGACACATGTCAAAAGGGCTACAACTACAAGGAATGAAGATGGTGAATCTACTTCAAGATTAGCAACAACACAAGAAAGTGCAGCTGCACATGAGGGCTAG